Within Anopheles ziemanni chromosome 2, idAnoZiCoDA_A2_x.2, whole genome shotgun sequence, the genomic segment TTATACATCCAACATCTTCCCGCACCGCGTTCCGTCGCAAACAACTCAACAACGTGATAAACTGTCATTATTTATGATGTGACCTGTTAAGCTCGACAGGCTTCACATATGCATGTGAATGATTCACTGTATTACTTTTAAATAAGCGctgataaaaaaacacatacggCTTCCCAGATCTGTCCAGAGTGATATGGATACCTGTTCCCGAGCGGAATGATTCATGCTTTCGCCTGCTGTCAAAGACCCATCCGTTAAGCCTTATCAACAAtccggtctaatctttcattcaTTGTTTTCGATGTTATCTAGATACATTTcgtaagtttttatttttggtttttcttttgcactcgATGGCAGCATTTGGCTGGTGGCTAAGCCGGGTTGATGCGAAGAATGTTAgctaatggttttttttttcacttttcgcaAGACATGGTTTTGCCCCCGAAAAGGATTAGTTTTTTTACACCAGTCATCTGATCCAAGAATAATGGTTTTGGGCCATGGAAACTACGGAAATTCCAATTACGCATACGGTTCAAAATACACACACGGTTGCGAAGGCTGGAAGGGTTCTGAGTATgacgttttttgataaaaatgtcggcaaacaaaaatgtgtcaaGCATGTTATATGTATATTTGGGAACCAAATTAAACATCtggtaaaatgtaaaaacgtACTTTTGCCGCCCACCGAATACGAGACGCTCCCTTATGTCTCAGTTTAGGATCTATATACCACTAAATGTACCATGTAATTACAATCAAAAGCCATCCCCAAGGTCCAGCCAAGGTCGCACGAAACTCAATCCTTTTTACATCATAATAAAAATTCTTTTATGCCGAGCCAGTCACACGCTATCCAAGGAATGGTGGAAGATGTGCATTGGACAGAAGatacagaaaataaaaaccaaaattgcTTGTGCTCGTTAGCTGCTGCTGCGAAGGAGTTATCATAAATGTTGGGCCGCATTAGCCCAACGTCACGTGGTGGGCCCAAAGTTTGTGGTTTACAAACCGTCAACCCCTGGCTCCGGGTGTCCGGTAGCGGGATGGGGTGTGGTCAGGTTGTTTACAGCCGCGCGAGGGGTCACTCTTTTTGAACTATCacgcaaaacacaacgcaacgcAACCATCCGCGCACATCTGTGCACGTTTATGATAGGGACGAGTGTGCCGCTACTGGACCGCTGCTGTAGTTTAAATTTAGTGGCGGGAGGGCAGGGTGGACAAGTGGGGAAGATAAATTGTAACACTAATTATATAAAACAGTTTTCGTTACAGAGCATTCCTTCagtataaaaaaatgcaaaacatatGATTAGTGCTTCAGTAAATGATTCcagtataatttaaaaaaagaaatccacAATCAACGAACTTTTTTCATTAACTTTTTATCCTCTCACTTGTTGTGTCCTACTGGAATGCAAGTTTTGGCGGTTTTTTACTTTAAGCCAAACAAcagtgaagagaaaaataaaagcataaaCTGAGCTCCATTGAGGCATGCCCACCGGGTGTTGGAATTGTATCACGTATGTCTTTGACGCAGGCAACTAAACCGATGACATCAGTTGACTGGAAGATCCCCGGAACACGTTGACTGACCTTGGGTTTTTGAACTTTCAAGCCGTGGTAGAATTATACGACTTAGCAAAACACCGGACATATAACTGATTGCTGAATTATTTTCGTTAGGTTAAATCTAATGTCCACACtgtttttgatttcatttctACAGGTATTCTCGGTGCTAATGGCAGGATTAGCAACGACTGCAATAGTGACGTACAACTGCGAAATCGACATGACGCAGTCCAAAGAAACATACGGCCTATACCTATACTACTTCCGATGTAAGTAGAGCTAGTAGCCGGTTTTGCTAGCGTATAGTTTTGAATGCCATAATATTGATCGATTTGTTTGTCCCGTATAGCGAAAGAGTGTGGCCCGATCAATCTCCGGTACTTGGGGATTAATATAAACCAAACGATAAACTTGGGCGAACCAGACGTTACTTCAGCGGTGGAACGGACCTACGTGTTTGCCATTGTCGCGGCGGCTCTGCACGGTGCCCTCGCTGTAACGACCGTTTTACTATTTGGtaagtttttaaaatacaaCCTCGGCGGAAGAAGTACCATGACTTATCTTTATTACTTTCTATTACAGGCACAATGTGTGTCTCGTGTTTGGGACGAGGCTGTGTGGTGATGGGATTTTATCCCTGGATTCTGGCCATGTTTCTCGTGCTGGCGCTCGATGTCGTCGGCTTTGTGGTGTATTTGATCGATTTCATCAACGTCATGGTAAGTCGGAGTTGCTCGTTTCGTTTATAGCTATTCCAACCGGTTGATCATTACTCTCCTTTGTAGGATGTGGAAGGCGTAATTGAGCTTCTAGAATTTAACAATACACCCCTAGTACGCGCAGCACTTGAAAGTATAGACGACATCTACCTGGTAGCACCATCGCTCTTCATGTGGCTCGCGTTCAGCAAGGGGGTGCTGttttggtttatgtttgtaatCTTCCTGGCGGTGGTCCTAAGCCTCGCGATGCAACtatggaaggaaaataaaccgGCACCGGCATACAGCAGCCAGACGATGCAGCCACGTCAGGTGCTGCATGCGACGAGTCCACCAGAAGATCATGGAGAACCTCATCCGAACGCCTCGCGCTATTTCGACCAAGCACCACAACAACAGATGCAACCATTCCCGAACGCCCCaccgcaccagcagcaccagcaaagGATCTATCCGGCCATACCCCCACCGCATCAACTACACCTACCCCACTCCGAGGCAAACGTGCGGCGTACGGTCGAGCCGTTGAACGATGCCCGAGATGATGGCGAGCGAGAAGCCAGTCCACCGTATCAGCCTCCGAGTGACCAGTTGGATCCCCCGAACGCCGTCCCACTACACGTGAAGCAAAAGGTGGATCCATACACCGACAAGCGCTTCTCGTATCTGCCCGGCCAACCGGCACCATTCTCCTACCTTGCCGGTCCTCCACCCGGAAACAGCCCGCGGAGCTCAGTGAACGCACCACCGGAAGTGCGCAACCAGCTACCGTGGTCATACTTCCCCGCTGCCGACGAGATGAAGAATGCCAACAAGCGACTAACGTCCACCTTGACGGAGGAGAAGGAGTTCGGTGCCGAGGAAAAGCATTCACTGACGACGGGCAAGATGTCCGGATTCCCGGACGATCGGTCCAGTGTCACCACGGACGAAGGAAGTAAGTACACAAAAAGCTCCaggttgtttttcctcaccCATGCTCACACTTGAGTtccgttttttcccttccacagAATGGAGCGGCCCGGAGTATAAATACTAGTCAAACTAGTGAGCGACCACTcacaaaaaaccaacagagGCTTGTGTTGTAAATAGTACTTAATTTTATCATTTCCTTCCACTCTCGACGACACTCGGGTGCACGACAGACCGGAGCTGAATCGCACTGCACCGAAGAAGCGCATACAaagttttttaatattattgcAAATATATATACGTCCTGTGAATGTATGCTTCGTGCTGAATCATTCCAGTATTCCGGAAGCCTACAAGAGCACGAAAATGTATGGGTGTTGTGTGAAGTGAAACTtatcgaaacaaaaataaaaaaaaataacccgTAAACATCGAAAGTATCGCAGCTTACGATGACGATCATAATAAATACATATCATAATTACGAACATAATTCTTCCGTCTGTAAGACTAACCATATTGGGAGGCcgttaataaaaagaaaatattttgtttaagaACAGAACGGAACACCAAATTTTATCTACAAATTAACAATGCATGCTTTTATGCAACCGTAAATCGATTCTACTCTTGATGggcaatattttgaatattttctgaGCacgttttgaatattttctgCGGGTCGGTAGACGGTGTATGACAATTGCATAAGTTGCCGGGGTAAAAGCATTTGAATTTAACGGTTGGGTTTTCCTCGCGTTTGCGACAGAGTCAAAGGAATGATGAAGCCGGTTAGCGATTAAGATTAGGATGACAGTGATAGCAACTAAAAACGATCGATCATGATGTTTCGAAATTGCACTGTTCATAGATCATGTTACATACTGTTTTAAAGATAACGTTTGCTACGGTTTACTACAATATATCAGAACTGAGATAAGCTTCAGAACTGAGATAACTTTCTTCCGGTGCGTCCATTATGTTGGCgcaatttttctcgaaattcaatattttagAAATACGCCAAAGTTTCAGAAACAAAATTATAACTTGTCCTTTAAAGGTGGCCCCACTCCATCTGGATAAACCAattgtttgaatgaaaaaaacttGTTGTTCTTATTTCTTTACACCAAGCAAACGGAACACCTCATCGATATCATGGTGTGAAAAGTCACTCACCGTACGTTATCGATAAATTTCTGGAAGAACCACGCGCGCGCTTCAATGGGTATATCAATAATCGATGCGCGCAGTGAATTCCACTCTTTCAGAGTAGCGGAGTTGCGGATCCGTGGTTCTCCCGCGTGTTCGTCGTTTCTCGTGGCGTTGAGTTCCCTTATCTTATGTATCGATGTACACTGTCACGGTGCCCCGTCAAAGATAAGGGAGTTTCTGGCTGGTGGCTGGCTTTCGATCAACAAATATTAACCCACCAGTCCGTTTGACCAGTCGATGGGCAAGTGTGTCGGTCACGAGTCGCCATCACAGCGGTTCTCGGTGCGCGAAGGAAACGCTCTTCTAGCAACACCTCGGGTGCGTAGTTCGAAGATGTGAAACACGCCGAGTGATAGGTGTCCGTTTGAACAAGAACAAAGTACGAAGTAGTGATAGTTTAATTTGAAACCGACGAACCCTTTAAGGGCTTCGAAGAAGAGTGCACCACGTCAAAGGGAAACATGTCATTCCCAACGTACAGTGTGTTCCGGCCGTTCGCCATATTCGCAGGAGTGTTTAGCATAGTAAGTTAGCGCTACAAAATAGCAGTGATCGTCGCAAGGGGAAACACCATTTCACATCATAATTTAATATCTTTGTCCCTCATAAGTTTCAATCCCTGATATGGATCGGCTTTGCAATTACCGGTATCGTCGCCTACTACTGCGAAATCGACTTTTCCGGTCAAACGGAAACGATGGGATCGCTACTGACTTTAACGTTCTTCAACGTCTACTTCAGGGGTGAGTAACACATGTACGACACGAAATTGGCCTGACGAATCGGAGTAGAACCGACTGGTTGCGGGTGGTATGATGAATCGCTCCAAAGCAAGAAAATTTGTCCTCCTGTTATCTAAATGAGTAGAtacgaagaacgaaaaaaacgaacaacaaaaaatacaactgGCACACGATGAACTTCTTAGATCGTACCGTCCATAACATAAATCGTCGTGTACTTCCTAGTTTGACATAAATTCTCTTCTGACTAATTCGGGTGTCGcctgttttacttctttttttttcgttttttaaccAAGTACGATAGCGTACCCACAGTGATAAGAACTAATCTTACAATTAATCCGAAACTGGGAATGATAAAACGGTGGTGACAAAGCCAGATTTATCACTTCCCACATAAAGCCTACGCGAGACGATGGAATGTTGGTGTTGCAACGTTTGAGTTGTCCTCTGCCAAAACTGTGGCAGGAAACTATATCTTTTGGAATTTTACGATATCTATACGGCGTACGATAAATGAAGCTTCAATTGTAGCGGCAGTTTAATCCAGTTCCCTTAGTGGTtcttgaaatgttttcaagTACCAACGGCCACCATAGCAGTTGAACAACTAATTAACCCTCTTATGTCGGTAATCCTCACTATGCTTTCGTATGTCAACACACCTTTCAGGTACTTGCGTGCAGGCGAACATCCCGGAGATAGATATGTCGCTCGTTAATCCATTGAACTTAATGCCGGCCGGTGATGTGCACGCGTTCGTGTGGGTCTATCTTATAATGCATCTGTTTTGGGGCATCAGCTCGCTAACGCTACTCACAAGTAAGGGTCGATTTGCGAAGTCGAGAATGTCAAGTTTATAGTTTAATGTACGACAACTCATTTTGCAGATGCACGCCAAAAGTATGTGAGATATATAAACATTTTCGTGTACATCTGGATAATCATAACCATGATCATCAGTGTGCTGGATCTCGCCCTGGGCATTCTGTTTGCCATAGACTATGACACCTTGGTGGTAAGGCGCCTGCTGAAGATCAATTGCAAAAGAATATGCTTTAGTACTTAGCTTCTTTTTCCCCATTGCAGCACGTTTTATATGAGTATCCATTAGGACCAGAGTCGCTATTGGCGCCGGTACAGGTGCTTGCCACCGCAGTGCACGTTGCCGGCAtaatgatggtgatggcgtTCAGAGGATGGATATTCTGGATCGTCAATGTGTCGCTCGCGATCTTCATGTTTACTCAGACGTTCAAGATATACGATTACAATCAGATGCGTCGTAAGGTAAGCTGCTGCAGCTGGCCGGTTCGCCACGGCGATATATGACCATGCAAGATAGCGCAACGATTCCGATAAAGCATCAAAGCCTTCTTCCGCGGGGAATACTTTTGTTATCGGTGATCAATCATTTTGGCAGACGTCGTTACAAAAGTCTTATGTTCTATCGTTCTTTTCTCGGCAGACAAATGGCGCTTCGAATGGAGGGTACGTCCCGGAGGGTGATGGAATGCGACGGGCACCAATTGATGCTTATAATATGAGGTATGTTTGGAAAAGCAAAGtatgtatatatttatttgattCCTTACCTGTTTCCATCCTTCAATCGATAGCCAACAGCAACCAAGGGCCCAAACGTTTGTGCAAGCACCAGTGGCACCATCGGAGTATCGTCGGCCATTGGAGCGTATTAGCGAACGCCCGATGGAGCTTGAGTCACCAGTGTCCACCCAACCCGAGTGGagtcaacagcagcagcagcagcaacgcacGTTCGAACCAAAGCCTATCGTAATCGTCAACCGGACACTCGAGCCGCTGGCAAGCTCGCAACCCATTGAACCTGCTATTGAGGAACGGCCAGACAACCGGCCGATaccgccaccacctccaccaaaGAACTTCATGAACACCGTCGTACGGCGAGATGCAGCGGCGGCGAAAGTAGCACGGGAGCTCAACTACCGCAACAGCTTCAACGTCACCAACCATGGCCTCAATTCGGTGAACCTGCGTCCTACTGGGCTGAATCTTACCAACCCGGGACCTCCGACCAACGATACGGACCTGCCCACACCAAACTACAGTCCGCCGATGCCTCGAGTCAATCCGTTCGAAAACCGTCCACCACTGCGATCGGTACTCCGGAATTCTCGATTCCAGTAGTGCGTCCTGGGGTAGTGACTTCGTCAGCAAATCATGCACATTTTTAGACGTTAGGCTAAACAATATATCGTGAATAAAGCAGCGCGCTTAGAGAACACTGTTGGTTTCAGAGAACTTATTATACCACTCCATTCCCACAGGCGGTACTATAAACATTCACTAAGAGGGTTATCGGCAAATTATTAGCACATGGGCCGAATGGAGCGCAAGGTTAGCACTACAATGTGCTCAGTTCAAGGTTCAATGTCTGTcaatgaataggatgctgagCATTTGCGCGTCGCGGGAGATCAACCGAGTTGTGTTTGTTAGCGATAAGGATTAAATCCTTTTGTTGCGACTGAAGAGCAGATTTAAGTACTGACCGAAGTCTTGCGTAACACTAGCAACTCATAAACAACCGCCATACTTGTAGAATCTGAACAACCAAATAACTTCTTCATCCATTCTTGTTAATTCTATACAAATGCGAGATTACACACGTTTTTAGTAACTcggttttttcaaaacatattcaCGACGGAATatttatcaacaaacatttttggcAGCTCTCAAAATAGCTATCTTCATCGACCTGCTACGATATACACTCGTTGGTTTAGTACAGCGGTCGGCAAAGCGGTCGATATAAAGCAcgaaattgcaaaaaaaagaatgcaCTATGAGAGCACAAACAATCCTACATGGGTTTAAATGGAATTTCTCTCTATTATTGTGCAACAAACGAGGTATTCTGCTATTCAACTATTTGATCGAAAATCTGTTAAAATGGAGTGATGAAGTTGAGTTTGCCGAACCCTGCATTAGCCGGTGTCGAGTGTTTTGACAACAGTCCAGAACCAGCTGTTGTGCCCGAACACTTTCGTCGTTTGATAAGATCGCAAAATGGTCTAGCCAGCAAGAAAATAATCACAGCAACACATACCGCAAGTTTCTATAAACGGTCACCGTCCGGAGGCCATTCGTGAGTGAAAACCATCATCACTAGAGTACGGAAACTTTGCGTAAAACGCTGATAAGCCGCAAGCACCGGGGTCAATTCGTCCACGCGCTAATCGGATCCGTTCATCGACAAACAATCCAGAAGCGACTCGAGAAGCCCGGCGGGTCAAACACTGCCATTCTTCACAGCGGTGCGCCAGTGCGCTTCCCGGGTTTgttccgttcggttcggtaGAGTAAAATCTGTCTTTTCGGCAAGATGGTGTTATGTCACTTTCGTGCGACAGTGCAGTTAGCCAAATTTGTTGCCTCGACCGCACCGGTAAATGCGTTCAAGTGCCGTCTCTTTAGTGCCAGCAGTGTGGCATTGAAAGGTAAATCAATGATCTTCGTAAACGATACTTGCAGAACTgagaaatattgaaaaactgTACAAAGGCATCCATGCAACGTGCGCGCGGGAAGTGCGGGGCCTCCCCCATTCCTCCCCCCCACAAGTAGATTCAAAACAAACGGATGACACGGTGTCGAAGAGCATGGTACATTTCAAATTCACCGTTATTTATGGTTTAAAGTAATATTGTTTCATTCAGAAGCAACGTGTTAGAAATTAGTTTTCTGTACAGAAAGTTGACTTATCTCTATTTGTTGTATGTGCTTGGTCACGGAAATGACCTTCAGTTAGAGTAAAATGCGTAGCTACTAGATCATTAAGTAAAACCACATGGTCGATGGTGTCGGCTACAGATTACACGATCCGGTCAAAATATTTCGTCAGCCTCACTCGTACACGACCTGTTGACAAAAGAACGCGTGATTGGTATTGTAATCTAGGAAATGGTATTCGGCTCAGGGAAGGCAGTAAAAACTCCCCGTACAAGACTCAACCCAAAcgcgctgctgctgttgccatCATGTCCGCGGGTCACACCGATAAGCAACCGTTTGCTGACCGAAACGCGATTCACCATGCCACATAGCTAACGATTGGGTCGTTCGCCAAGATCCTGTTGTACTGAATGGAGTGTATGTTTCATCCTCAGATCGTCTGTTCACGGATAAGCATGAATGGGTGTCAGTGGAGGGAGAGGTGGGCACGGTTGGCATTTCGAACTTTGCACAGGTAATTATCGGAGAAAACGGGCCGCAATTAGGGATAATACGTAGTGTTTTACTGTATTCAAATAATGGTTTTTGGTCTGTTTGTCTTCGTGCAGGAAGCACTAGGTG encodes:
- the LOC131281748 gene encoding uncharacterized protein LOC131281748, with translation MGFNCTLCGLGPRMTVFVIGTITLVFSVLMAGLATTAIVTYNCEIDMTQSKETYGLYLYYFRSKECGPINLRYLGININQTINLGEPDVTSAVERTYVFAIVAAALHGALAVTTVLLFGTMCVSCLGRGCVVMGFYPWILAMFLVLALDVVGFVVYLIDFINVMDVEGVIELLEFNNTPLVRAALESIDDIYLVAPSLFMWLAFSKGVLFWFMFVIFLAVVLSLAMQLWKENKPAPAYSSQTMQPRQVLHATSPPEDHGEPHPNASRYFDQAPQQQMQPFPNAPPHQQHQQRIYPAIPPPHQLHLPHSEANVRRTVEPLNDARDDGEREASPPYQPPSDQLDPPNAVPLHVKQKVDPYTDKRFSYLPGQPAPFSYLAGPPPGNSPRSSVNAPPEVRNQLPWSYFPAADEMKNANKRLTSTLTEEKEFGAEEKHSLTTGKMSGFPDDRSSVTTDEGKWSGPEYKY
- the LOC131281829 gene encoding uncharacterized protein LOC131281829; this encodes MSFPTYSVFRPFAIFAGVFSIFQSLIWIGFAITGIVAYYCEIDFSGQTETMGSLLTLTFFNVYFRGTCVQANIPEIDMSLVNPLNLMPAGDVHAFVWVYLIMHLFWGISSLTLLTNARQKYVRYINIFVYIWIIITMIISVLDLALGILFAIDYDTLVHVLYEYPLGPESLLAPVQVLATAVHVAGIMMVMAFRGWIFWIVNVSLAIFMFTQTFKIYDYNQMRRKTNGASNGGYVPEGDGMRRAPIDAYNMSQQQPRAQTFVQAPVAPSEYRRPLERISERPMELESPVSTQPEWSQQQQQQQRTFEPKPIVIVNRTLEPLASSQPIEPAIEERPDNRPIPPPPPPKNFMNTVVRRDAAAAKVARELNYRNSFNVTNHGLNSVNLRPTGLNLTNPGPPTNDTDLPTPNYSPPMPRVNPFENRPPLRSVLRNSRFQ